In one window of Escherichia coli DSM 30083 = JCM 1649 = ATCC 11775 DNA:
- the pstS gene encoding phosphate ABC transporter substrate-binding protein PstS, translated as MKVMRTTVATVVAATLSMSAFSVFAEASLTGAGATFPAPVYAKWADTYQKETGNKVNYQGIGSSGGVKQIIANTVDFGASDAPLSDEKLAQEGLFQFPTVIGGVVLAVNIPGLKSGELVLDGKTLGDIYLGKIKKWDDEAIAKLNPGLKLPSQNIAVVRRADGSGTSFVFTSYLAKVNEEWKNNVGTGSTVKWPIGLGGKGNDGIAAFVQRLPGAIGYVEYAYAKQNNLAYTKLISADGKPVSPTEENFANAAKGADWSKTFAQDLTNQKGEDAWPITSTTFILIHKDQKKPEQGTEVLKFFDWAYKTGAKQANDLDYASLPDSVVEQVRAAWKTNIKDSSGKPLY; from the coding sequence ATGAAAGTTATGCGTACCACCGTCGCAACTGTTGTCGCCGCGACCTTATCGATGAGCGCTTTCTCTGTGTTTGCAGAAGCAAGCCTGACAGGTGCAGGTGCAACCTTCCCTGCGCCGGTGTATGCCAAATGGGCTGACACTTACCAGAAAGAAACCGGTAATAAAGTTAACTACCAGGGTATCGGTTCTTCCGGTGGCGTAAAACAGATTATCGCTAACACCGTTGATTTCGGTGCCTCTGACGCGCCGCTGTCTGATGAAAAACTGGCTCAGGAAGGCCTGTTCCAGTTCCCGACCGTGATTGGCGGCGTGGTGCTGGCGGTTAATATTCCAGGTCTGAAGTCTGGCGAACTGGTGCTGGATGGTAAAACCCTCGGCGACATCTACCTGGGCAAAATCAAGAAGTGGGATGATGAAGCCATCGCCAAACTGAATCCGGGTCTGAAACTGCCTTCACAGAACATTGCTGTAGTACGCCGCGCAGATGGCTCCGGGACTTCCTTCGTCTTCACCAGCTACCTGGCGAAAGTGAACGAAGAGTGGAAAAACAACGTTGGTACTGGCTCTACCGTAAAATGGCCGATCGGTCTGGGCGGTAAAGGTAACGACGGTATCGCCGCGTTCGTTCAGCGTCTGCCGGGTGCAATTGGTTACGTTGAATATGCTTACGCGAAGCAGAACAACCTGGCGTACACCAAACTGATCTCCGCTGATGGCAAACCGGTGAGTCCGACCGAAGAAAACTTCGCTAATGCAGCAAAAGGCGCAGACTGGAGCAAAACATTCGCTCAGGATCTGACCAACCAGAAAGGCGAAGATGCATGGCCTATTACCTCTACCACGTTCATTCTGATCCATAAAGATCAGAAGAAACCAGAACAAGGCACCGAAGTGTTGAAGTTCTTCGACTGGGCATACAAAACCGGGGCTAAACAGGCGAACGACCTGGATTACGCCAGCCTGCCGGATAGCGTAGTTGAACAGGTTCGCGCTGCGTGGAAGACCAATATTAAAGACAGTAGCGGCAAGCCGCTGTACTAA
- the atpG gene encoding F0F1 ATP synthase subunit gamma → MAGAKEIRSKIASVQNTQKITKAMEMVAASKMRKSQDRMAASRPYAETMRKVIGHLAHGNLEYKHPYLEDRDVKRVGYLVVSTDRGLCGGLNINLFKKLLAEMKTWTDKGVQCDLAMIGSKGVSFFNSVGGNVVAQVTGMGDNPSLSELIGPVKVMLQAYDEGRLDKLYIVSNKFINTMSQVPTISQLLPLPASDDDDLKHKSWDYLYEPDPKALLDTLLRRYVESQVYQGVVENLASEQAARMVAMKAATDNGGSLIKELQLVYNKARQASITQELTEIVSGAAAV, encoded by the coding sequence ATGGCCGGCGCAAAAGAGATACGTAGTAAGATCGCAAGCGTCCAGAACACGCAAAAGATCACTAAAGCGATGGAGATGGTCGCCGCTTCCAAAATGCGTAAATCGCAGGATCGCATGGCGGCCAGCCGTCCTTATGCAGAAACCATGCGCAAAGTGATTGGTCACCTTGCACACGGTAATCTGGAATATAAGCACCCTTACCTGGAAGACCGCGACGTTAAACGCGTGGGCTACCTGGTGGTGTCGACCGACCGTGGTTTGTGCGGTGGTTTGAACATTAACCTGTTCAAAAAACTGCTGGCGGAAATGAAGACCTGGACCGACAAAGGCGTTCAATGCGACCTCGCAATGATCGGCTCGAAAGGCGTGTCGTTCTTCAACTCCGTGGGCGGCAATGTTGTTGCCCAGGTCACCGGCATGGGGGATAACCCTTCCCTGTCCGAACTGATCGGTCCGGTAAAAGTGATGTTGCAGGCCTACGACGAAGGCCGTCTGGACAAGCTTTACATTGTCAGCAACAAATTTATTAACACCATGTCTCAGGTTCCGACCATCAGCCAGCTGCTGCCGTTACCGGCATCAGATGATGATGATCTGAAACATAAATCCTGGGATTACCTGTACGAACCCGATCCGAAGGCGTTGCTGGATACCCTGCTGCGTCGTTATGTCGAATCTCAGGTTTATCAGGGCGTGGTTGAAAACCTGGCCAGCGAGCAGGCCGCCCGTATGGTGGCGATGAAAGCCGCGACCGACAATGGCGGCAGCCTGATTAAAGAGCTGCAGTTGGTATACAACAAAGCTCGTCAGGCCAGCATTACTCAGGAACTCACCGAGATCGTCTCGGGGGCCGCCGCGGTTTAA
- the glmU gene encoding bifunctional UDP-N-acetylglucosamine diphosphorylase/glucosamine-1-phosphate N-acetyltransferase GlmU has product MLNNAMSVVILAAGKGTRMYSDLPKVLHTLAGKAMVQHVIDAANELGAAHVHLVYGHGGDLLKQALKDDNLNWVLQTEQLGTGHAMQQAAPFFADDEDILMLYGDVPLISVETLQRLRDAKPQGGIGLLTVKLDDPTGYGRITRENGKVTGIVEHKDATDEQRQIQEINTGILIANGADMKRWLAKLTNNNAQGEYYITDIIALAYQEGREIVAVHPQRLSEVEGVNNRLQLSRLERVYQSEQAEKLLLAGVMLRDPARFDLRGTLTHGRDVEIDTNVIIEGNVTLGHRVKIGTGCVIKNSVIGDDCEISPYTVVEDANLAAACTIGPFARLRPGAELLEGAHVGNFVEMKKARLGKGSKAGHLTYLGDAEIGDNVNIGAGTITCNYDGANKFKTIIGDDVFVGSDTQLVAPVTVGKGATIAAGTTVTRNVGENALAISRVPQTQKEGWRRPVKKK; this is encoded by the coding sequence ATGTTGAATAATGCTATGAGCGTAGTGATCCTTGCCGCAGGCAAAGGCACGCGCATGTATTCCGATCTTCCGAAAGTGCTGCATACCCTTGCCGGGAAAGCGATGGTTCAGCATGTCATTGATGCTGCGAATGAATTAGGCGCAGCGCACGTTCACCTTGTGTATGGTCACGGCGGCGATCTGCTTAAGCAGGCGCTGAAAGACGACAACCTGAACTGGGTGCTTCAGACAGAACAGCTGGGTACGGGTCATGCGATGCAGCAGGCCGCACCTTTCTTTGCCGATGATGAAGACATTTTAATGCTCTACGGCGACGTGCCGCTGATCTCTGTCGAAACACTCCAGCGTCTGCGTGATGCTAAACCGCAGGGTGGCATTGGTCTGCTGACGGTAAAACTGGATGATCCGACCGGTTATGGACGTATCACCCGTGAAAACGGCAAAGTTACCGGCATTGTTGAGCACAAAGATGCCACCGACGAGCAGCGTCAGATTCAGGAGATCAACACCGGCATTCTGATTGCCAACGGCGCAGATATGAAACGCTGGCTGGCGAAGCTGACCAACAATAATGCTCAGGGCGAATACTACATCACCGACATTATTGCGCTGGCGTATCAGGAAGGACGTGAAATCGTCGCCGTTCATCCGCAACGTTTAAGCGAAGTAGAAGGCGTGAATAACCGCCTGCAACTCTCCCGACTGGAGCGCGTTTACCAGTCCGAACAGGCTGAAAAACTGCTGTTAGCAGGTGTTATGCTGCGCGATCCGGCGCGTTTTGATCTGCGCGGTACGCTTACTCACGGGCGCGATGTTGAAATTGATACTAACGTTATCATCGAGGGCAACGTGACTCTCGGTCATCGCGTGAAAATCGGCACCGGTTGCGTGATTAAAAACAGCGTGATTGGCGATGATTGCGAAATCAGTCCATATACCGTCGTGGAAGACGCGAATCTGGCTGCGGCCTGTACTATTGGCCCGTTTGCCCGTCTGCGTCCTGGTGCTGAGTTGCTGGAAGGTGCACACGTCGGTAACTTCGTTGAGATGAAAAAAGCGCGTCTGGGTAAAGGCTCGAAAGCTGGTCATCTGACTTACCTGGGCGATGCGGAAATTGGCGATAACGTTAACATCGGCGCGGGAACCATTACCTGCAACTACGATGGTGCGAATAAATTTAAGACCATTATCGGCGACGATGTGTTTGTCGGTTCCGACACTCAACTGGTGGCCCCGGTAACAGTAGGCAAAGGCGCGACCATTGCTGCGGGTACAACTGTGACGCGTAATGTCGGCGAAAATGCCCTGGCGATCAGCCGTGTGCCGCAGACTCAAAAAGAAGGCTGGCGTCGTCCGGTAAAGAAAAAGTAA
- the pstC gene encoding phosphate ABC transporter permease PstC, whose amino-acid sequence MAATKPAFNPPGKKGDIIFSVLVKLAALIVLLMLGGIIVSLIISSWPSIQKFGLAFLWTKEWDAPNDIYGALVPIYGTLVTSFIALLIAVPVSFGIALFLTELAPGWLKRPLGIAIELLAAIPSIVYGMWGLFIFAPLFAVYFQEPVGNIMSNIPIVGALFSGPAFGIGILAAGVILAIMIIPYIAAVMRDVFEQTPVMMKESAYGIGCTTWEVIWRIVLPFTKNGVIGGIMLGLGRALGETMAVTFIIGNTYQLDSASLYMPGNSITSALANEFAEAESGLHVAALMELGLILFVITFIVLAASKFMIMRLAKNEGAR is encoded by the coding sequence ATGGCTGCAACCAAGCCTGCTTTTAACCCACCGGGTAAAAAGGGCGACATAATTTTCAGCGTGCTGGTAAAACTGGCGGCGCTGATTGTGCTATTGATGTTGGGTGGCATTATTGTCTCTCTGATCATCTCATCCTGGCCGAGCATTCAGAAATTTGGTCTGGCTTTCCTGTGGACCAAAGAGTGGGATGCGCCGAACGATATCTACGGGGCGCTGGTGCCGATCTACGGTACGCTGGTGACCTCGTTTATCGCGCTGCTGATCGCCGTCCCGGTGAGTTTTGGTATCGCCCTGTTCCTGACCGAGCTTGCGCCTGGCTGGCTGAAACGCCCGCTGGGTATCGCCATTGAGCTGCTGGCTGCCATTCCAAGTATCGTTTACGGCATGTGGGGCCTGTTTATCTTTGCGCCGCTGTTCGCCGTTTACTTCCAGGAGCCGGTCGGCAATATCATGTCGAATATCCCGATTGTCGGCGCGCTGTTCTCCGGCCCGGCCTTTGGTATCGGTATCCTCGCGGCAGGCGTGATCCTCGCCATCATGATTATTCCGTACATTGCAGCGGTAATGCGCGATGTATTCGAACAAACCCCGGTGATGATGAAAGAGTCGGCCTACGGTATTGGCTGCACCACCTGGGAAGTTATCTGGCGTATCGTTCTTCCGTTCACCAAAAATGGTGTTATCGGCGGCATTATGTTGGGGCTGGGGCGCGCGCTCGGTGAAACCATGGCGGTGACCTTTATCATCGGTAACACCTACCAACTCGACAGCGCCTCGCTGTATATGCCGGGCAACAGTATCACCTCTGCGCTGGCCAACGAATTTGCGGAAGCGGAATCCGGTCTGCACGTCGCTGCACTGATGGAACTGGGCCTGATCCTGTTTGTGATTACCTTCATCGTCCTCGCCGCATCGAAGTTTATGATTATGCGCCTGGCTAAGAATGAGGGGGCACGCTAA
- the atpC gene encoding F0F1 ATP synthase subunit epsilon, whose amino-acid sequence MAMTYHLDVVSAEQQMFSGLVEKIQVTGSEGELGIYPGHAPLLTAIKPGMIRIVKQHGHEEFIYLSGGILEVQPGNVTVLADTAIRGQDLDEARAMEAKRKAEEHISSSHGDVDYAQASAELAKAIAQLRVIELTKKAM is encoded by the coding sequence ATGGCAATGACTTACCACCTGGACGTCGTCAGCGCAGAGCAACAAATGTTCTCTGGTCTGGTCGAGAAAATCCAGGTAACGGGTAGCGAAGGTGAACTGGGGATCTACCCTGGCCACGCACCGCTGCTCACCGCCATTAAGCCTGGTATGATTCGCATCGTGAAACAGCACGGTCACGAAGAGTTTATCTATCTGTCTGGCGGCATTCTTGAAGTGCAGCCTGGCAACGTGACCGTTCTGGCCGACACCGCAATTCGCGGCCAGGATCTCGACGAAGCGCGAGCCATGGAAGCGAAACGTAAGGCTGAAGAGCACATTAGCAGCTCTCACGGCGACGTAGATTACGCTCAGGCGTCTGCGGAACTGGCCAAAGCGATCGCGCAGCTGCGCGTTATCGAGTTGACCAAAAAAGCGATGTAA
- the atpA gene encoding F0F1 ATP synthase subunit alpha yields the protein MQLNSTEISELIKQRIAQFNVVSEAHNEGTIVSVSDGVIRIHGLADCMQGEMISLPGNRYAIALNLERDSVGAVVMGPYADLAEGMKVKCTGRILEVPVGRGLLGRVVNTLGAPIDGKGPLDHDGFSAVEAIAPGVIERQSVDQPVQTGYKAVDSMIPIGRGQRELIIGDRQTGKTALAIDAIINQRDSGIKCIYVAIGQKASTISNVVRKLEEHGALANTIVVVATASESAALQYLAPYAGCAMGEYFRDRGEDALIIYDDLSKQAVAYRQISLLLRRPPGREAFPGDVFYLHSRLLERAARVNAEYVEAFTKGEVKGKTGSLTALPIIETQAGDVSAFVPTNVISITDGQIFLETNLFNAGIRPAVNPGISVSRVGGAAQTKIMKKLSGGIRTALAQYRELAAFSQFASDLDDATRKQLDHGQKVTELLKQKQYAPMSVAQQSLVLFAAERGYLADVELSKIGSFEAALLAYVDRDHAPLMQEINQTGGYNDEIEGKLKGILDSFKATQSW from the coding sequence ATGCAACTGAATTCCACCGAAATCAGCGAACTGATCAAGCAGCGCATTGCTCAGTTCAATGTTGTGAGTGAAGCTCACAACGAAGGTACTATTGTTTCTGTAAGTGACGGTGTTATCCGCATTCACGGCCTGGCCGATTGTATGCAGGGTGAAATGATCTCCCTGCCGGGTAACCGTTACGCTATCGCACTGAACCTCGAGCGCGACTCTGTAGGTGCGGTTGTTATGGGGCCGTACGCTGACCTTGCCGAAGGCATGAAAGTTAAGTGTACTGGCCGTATCCTGGAAGTTCCGGTTGGCCGTGGCCTGCTGGGCCGTGTGGTTAACACTCTGGGTGCACCAATCGACGGTAAAGGTCCGCTGGATCACGACGGCTTCTCTGCTGTAGAAGCAATCGCTCCGGGCGTTATCGAACGTCAGTCCGTAGATCAGCCGGTACAGACCGGTTATAAAGCCGTTGACTCCATGATCCCAATCGGTCGTGGTCAGCGTGAATTGATCATCGGTGACCGTCAGACCGGTAAAACCGCACTGGCTATCGATGCCATCATCAACCAGCGCGATTCCGGTATCAAATGTATCTATGTCGCTATCGGCCAGAAAGCGTCCACCATTTCTAACGTGGTACGTAAACTGGAAGAGCACGGCGCACTGGCTAACACCATCGTTGTGGTAGCAACCGCGTCTGAATCCGCAGCACTGCAATACCTGGCACCGTACGCTGGTTGCGCAATGGGTGAATACTTCCGTGACCGCGGTGAAGATGCGCTGATCATTTACGATGACCTGTCTAAACAGGCTGTTGCTTACCGTCAGATCTCCCTGCTGCTCCGTCGTCCGCCAGGACGTGAAGCATTCCCAGGCGACGTATTCTACCTCCACTCTCGTCTGCTGGAGCGTGCTGCGCGTGTTAACGCCGAATACGTTGAAGCTTTCACCAAAGGTGAAGTGAAAGGGAAAACCGGTTCTCTGACTGCGCTGCCGATTATCGAAACTCAGGCGGGTGACGTTTCTGCGTTCGTTCCGACCAACGTAATCTCCATTACCGATGGTCAGATCTTCCTGGAAACCAACCTGTTCAACGCCGGTATTCGTCCTGCGGTTAACCCGGGTATTTCCGTATCCCGTGTTGGTGGTGCAGCACAGACCAAGATCATGAAAAAACTGTCCGGTGGTATCCGTACCGCTCTGGCACAGTATCGTGAACTGGCAGCGTTCTCTCAGTTTGCATCCGACCTTGACGATGCAACACGTAAGCAGCTTGACCACGGTCAGAAAGTGACCGAACTGCTGAAGCAGAAACAGTATGCGCCGATGTCTGTTGCGCAACAGTCTCTGGTTCTGTTCGCAGCAGAACGTGGTTACCTGGCGGATGTTGAACTGTCGAAAATCGGCAGCTTCGAAGCCGCTCTGCTGGCTTACGTCGACCGTGATCACGCTCCGTTGATGCAAGAGATCAACCAGACCGGTGGCTACAACGACGAAATCGAAGGCAAGCTGAAAGGCATCCTCGATTCCTTCAAAGCAACCCAATCCTGGTAA
- the atpD gene encoding F0F1 ATP synthase subunit beta, which produces MATGKIVQVIGAVVDVEFPQDAVPRVYDALEVQNGNERLVLEVQQQLGGGIVRTIAMGSSDGLRRGLDVKDLEHPIEVPVGKATLGRIMNVLGEPVDMKGEIGEEERWAIHRAAPSYEELSNSQELLETGIKVIDLMCPFAKGGKVGLFGGAGVGKTVNMMELIRNIAIEHSGYSVFAGVGERTREGNDFYHEMTDSNVIDKVSLVYGQMNEPPGNRLRVALTGLTMAEKFRDEGRDVLLFVDNIYRYTLAGTEVSALLGRMPSAVGYQPTLAEEMGVLQERITSTKTGSITSVQAVYVPADDLTDPSPATTFAHLDATVVLSRQIASLGIYPAVDPLDSTSRQLDPLVVGQEHYDTARGVQSILQRYQELKDIIAILGMDELSEEDKLVVARARKIQRFLSQPFFVAEVFTGSPGKYVSLKDTIRGFKGIMEGEYDHLPEQAFYMVGSIEEAVEKAKKL; this is translated from the coding sequence ATGGCTACTGGAAAGATTGTCCAGGTAATCGGCGCCGTAGTTGACGTCGAATTCCCTCAGGATGCCGTACCGCGCGTGTACGATGCTCTTGAGGTGCAAAATGGTAATGAGCGTCTGGTGCTGGAAGTTCAGCAGCAGCTCGGCGGCGGTATCGTGCGTACCATCGCAATGGGTTCCTCCGACGGTCTGCGTCGCGGTCTGGATGTAAAAGACCTCGAACACCCGATCGAAGTCCCGGTAGGTAAAGCGACTCTGGGCCGTATCATGAACGTACTGGGTGAACCGGTCGACATGAAAGGCGAGATCGGTGAAGAAGAGCGTTGGGCGATTCACCGCGCAGCACCTTCCTACGAAGAGCTGTCAAACTCTCAGGAACTGCTGGAAACCGGTATCAAAGTTATCGACCTGATGTGTCCGTTCGCTAAGGGCGGTAAAGTTGGTCTGTTCGGTGGTGCGGGTGTAGGTAAAACCGTAAACATGATGGAGCTTATTCGTAACATCGCGATCGAGCACTCCGGTTACTCTGTGTTTGCGGGCGTAGGTGAACGTACTCGTGAGGGTAACGACTTCTACCACGAAATGACCGACTCCAACGTTATCGACAAAGTATCCCTGGTGTATGGCCAGATGAACGAGCCGCCGGGAAACCGTCTGCGCGTTGCTCTGACCGGTCTGACCATGGCTGAGAAATTCCGTGACGAAGGTCGTGACGTTCTGCTGTTCGTTGACAACATCTATCGTTACACCCTGGCCGGTACGGAAGTATCCGCACTGCTGGGCCGTATGCCTTCAGCGGTAGGTTATCAGCCGACCCTGGCGGAAGAGATGGGCGTTCTGCAGGAACGTATCACCTCCACCAAAACCGGTTCTATCACCTCCGTACAGGCAGTATACGTACCTGCGGATGACTTGACTGACCCGTCTCCGGCAACCACCTTTGCGCACCTTGACGCAACCGTGGTACTGAGCCGTCAGATCGCGTCTCTGGGTATCTACCCGGCCGTTGACCCGCTGGACTCCACCAGCCGTCAGCTGGACCCGCTGGTGGTTGGTCAGGAACACTACGACACTGCGCGTGGCGTTCAGTCCATCCTGCAACGTTATCAGGAACTGAAAGACATTATCGCCATCCTGGGTATGGATGAACTGTCTGAAGAAGACAAACTGGTGGTAGCGCGTGCTCGTAAGATCCAGCGCTTCCTGTCCCAGCCGTTCTTCGTGGCAGAAGTATTCACCGGTTCTCCGGGTAAATACGTCTCCCTGAAAGACACCATCCGTGGCTTTAAAGGCATCATGGAAGGCGAATACGATCACCTGCCGGAGCAGGCGTTCTACATGGTCGGTTCCATCGAAGAAGCTGTGGAAAAAGCCAAAAAACTTTAA
- the glmS gene encoding glutamine--fructose-6-phosphate transaminase (isomerizing) — protein MCGIVGAIAQRDVAEILLEGLRRLEYRGYDSAGLAVVDAEGHMTRLRRLGKVQMLAQAAEEHPLHGGTGIAHTRWATHGEPSEANAHPHVSEHIVVVHNGIIENHEPLREELKARGYTFVSETDTEVIAHLVNWELKQGGTLREAVLRAIPQLRGAYGTVIMDSRHPDTLLAARSGSPLVIGLGMGENFIASDQLALLPVTRRFIFLEEGDIAEITRRSVNIFDKTGAEVKRQDIESNLQYDAGDKGIYRHYMQKEIYEQPNAIKNTLTGRISHGQVDLSELGPNADELLSKVEHIQILACGTSYNSGIVSRYWFESLAGIPCDVEIASEFRYRKSAVRRNSLMITLSQSGETADTLAGLRLSKELGYLGSLAICNVPGSSLVRESDLALMTNAGTEIGVASTKAFTTQLTVLLMLVAKLSRLKGLDASIEHDIVHGLQALPSRIEQMLSQDKRIEALAEDFSDKHHALFLGRGDQYPIALEGALKLKEISYIHAEAYAAGELKHGPLALIDADMPVIVVAPNNELLEKLKSNIEEVRARGGQLYVFADQDAGFVSSDNMHIIEMPHVEEVIAPIFYTVPLQLLAYHVALIKGTDVDQPRNLAKSVTVE, from the coding sequence ATGTGTGGAATTGTTGGCGCGATCGCGCAACGTGATGTAGCAGAAATCCTTCTTGAAGGTTTACGTCGTCTGGAATACCGCGGATATGATTCTGCCGGTCTGGCCGTTGTTGATGCAGAAGGTCATATGACCCGCCTGCGTCGCCTCGGTAAAGTACAGATGCTGGCTCAGGCAGCGGAAGAACATCCTCTGCATGGCGGCACCGGTATTGCTCACACTCGCTGGGCGACCCACGGTGAACCTTCAGAAGCTAACGCGCATCCGCATGTTTCTGAACACATTGTGGTGGTGCATAACGGCATCATCGAAAACCATGAACCGCTGCGTGAAGAGTTAAAAGCGCGTGGCTATACCTTCGTTTCTGAAACCGACACCGAAGTGATTGCACATTTGGTGAACTGGGAGCTGAAACAAGGCGGTACTCTGCGTGAGGCAGTTCTGCGTGCTATCCCGCAACTGCGTGGTGCGTACGGTACAGTGATCATGGACTCCCGTCATCCGGATACCCTGCTGGCGGCACGTTCTGGTAGTCCGCTGGTGATTGGCCTGGGTATGGGCGAAAACTTTATCGCTTCTGACCAGCTGGCGCTGTTGCCAGTGACTCGTCGCTTTATCTTCCTTGAAGAGGGCGATATTGCGGAAATCACTCGCCGTTCGGTAAACATCTTCGATAAAACTGGCGCGGAAGTAAAACGTCAGGATATCGAATCCAATCTGCAATATGACGCGGGCGATAAAGGTATTTACCGCCACTACATGCAGAAAGAGATCTACGAACAGCCGAACGCGATCAAAAACACCCTTACCGGGCGCATCAGCCACGGTCAGGTTGATTTAAGCGAGCTGGGACCGAACGCCGATGAACTGCTGTCGAAGGTTGAGCATATTCAGATCCTCGCCTGTGGTACTTCTTATAACTCCGGTATAGTTTCCCGCTACTGGTTTGAATCGCTGGCAGGTATTCCGTGCGACGTCGAAATCGCCTCTGAATTCCGCTATCGCAAATCTGCCGTGCGTCGTAACAGCCTGATGATCACCTTGTCACAGTCTGGCGAAACCGCGGATACCCTGGCGGGCCTGCGTCTGTCGAAAGAGCTGGGTTACCTTGGTTCGCTGGCAATCTGTAACGTTCCGGGTTCTTCTCTGGTGCGCGAATCCGATCTGGCGCTGATGACCAACGCCGGTACGGAAATTGGCGTGGCCTCCACCAAAGCATTCACCACCCAGTTAACTGTGCTGTTGATGCTGGTGGCGAAACTGTCTCGCCTGAAAGGTCTGGATGCCTCCATTGAACATGACATCGTGCATGGTCTGCAGGCGCTGCCGAGCCGTATTGAGCAGATGCTGTCTCAGGACAAACGCATTGAAGCGCTGGCAGAAGATTTCTCTGACAAACATCACGCGCTGTTCCTGGGCCGTGGCGATCAGTACCCAATCGCGCTGGAAGGTGCATTGAAGCTGAAAGAGATCTCTTACATTCACGCTGAAGCCTACGCTGCAGGCGAACTGAAACACGGTCCGCTGGCGCTGATTGATGCCGATATGCCGGTTATCGTCGTTGCACCGAACAACGAATTGCTGGAAAAACTGAAATCCAACATTGAAGAAGTTCGCGCGCGTGGCGGTCAGTTGTATGTCTTCGCCGATCAGGATGCGGGTTTTGTGAGCAGTGACAATATGCACATTATTGAGATGCCGCATGTGGAAGAGGTGATTGCACCGATCTTCTACACCGTTCCGCTGCAACTACTGGCTTACCACGTTGCGCTGATCAAAGGCACCGACGTTGACCAGCCGCGTAACCTGGCAAAATCGGTAACGGTTGAGTAA
- the pstA gene encoding phosphate ABC transporter permease PstA, producing the protein MAMVEMQTTAALAESRRKMQARRRLKNRIALTLSMATMAFGLFWLIWILMSTITRGIDGMSLALFTEMTPPPNTEGGGLANALAGSGLLILWATVFGTPLGIMAGIYLAEYGRKSWLAEVIRFINDILLSAPSIVVGLFVYTIVVAQMEHFSGWAGVIALALLQVPIVIRTTENMLKLVPDSLREAAYALGTPKWKMIAAITLKASVSGIMTGILLAIARIAGETAPLLFTALSNQFWSTDMMQPIANLPVTIFKFAMSPFAEWQQLAWAGVLIITLCVLLLNILARVVFAKNKHG; encoded by the coding sequence ATGGCTATGGTTGAAATGCAAACCACTGCGGCACTGGCTGAATCCCGCCGCAAAATGCAGGCGCGTCGCCGCCTCAAAAACCGTATTGCGCTGACGCTCTCAATGGCGACGATGGCCTTCGGTCTGTTCTGGCTGATCTGGATTTTAATGTCCACCATCACTCGCGGTATCGACGGTATGTCGCTGGCGCTGTTCACCGAAATGACGCCACCACCCAATACGGAAGGCGGTGGTCTGGCGAACGCCCTGGCGGGTAGCGGCCTGTTAATTTTGTGGGCTACCGTATTCGGTACGCCGCTGGGCATTATGGCGGGGATTTACCTGGCTGAATATGGTCGTAAATCTTGGCTGGCAGAAGTGATTCGCTTCATTAACGACATTCTGCTCTCTGCGCCGTCGATTGTGGTTGGTCTGTTTGTTTACACCATTGTGGTGGCGCAGATGGAGCACTTCTCCGGCTGGGCGGGCGTGATTGCGCTGGCGCTGTTGCAGGTGCCGATTGTTATCCGCACCACCGAGAACATGCTGAAACTGGTGCCGGACAGCCTGCGTGAAGCGGCTTATGCGCTGGGTACGCCGAAGTGGAAGATGATCGCCGCGATCACGCTGAAAGCGTCGGTGTCCGGGATCATGACCGGTATCCTGCTGGCGATTGCCCGTATTGCTGGTGAAACCGCGCCGCTGCTGTTTACTGCGCTCTCCAACCAGTTCTGGAGCACGGACATGATGCAGCCGATCGCCAACCTGCCGGTGACGATCTTTAAGTTTGCGATGAGCCCGTTTGCGGAATGGCAGCAACTGGCCTGGGCCGGGGTGTTGATCATTACCCTGTGCGTACTGCTGCTGAACATTCTGGCGCGCGTTGTTTTTGCGAAGAATAAACACGGTTAA